DNA sequence from the bacterium genome:
AATCGTCCTCCCCACGCTCGACAAGGGCCGCGAGCGCGTCGTCGCTCTCCGCATAGTCGTAACGGGCGACGGCGTCGAGGGCGGCCATCACAATCGTGATGTCCGGGTCCCCGAAGAGCTCCACCAGCATGGGGGGCGCCGGGGTCTCGGAGTTGCTCCGCATGGATAGGGCGTCAATCGCGATGAGGCGCGTCAGTTGGTCGTTGTCCACCCCGAGGTAGATCTGGAGCTCCCCGTAGTCGGCGATGGAGGCGACCGCGTGGGTGACGGCGGGGATGAGGGTATCGTCGGCGACGGCGTACCTGATCAGGCGGTCGAGGTCCTCGGAGCTGCCCAGGGACCCCACGCCGCAGATGGCGGCGATGCGAACGTCCCGGTCGGGGTCGTCAAGAAAGCCGTTGATGGTGCCCAGGTAATCCTCGTTGTCGAGATTGGACAGGGAGTTTATCAATTGGAGTTTGACGAACCAAAGCTCGTCGGGTTTCAAGAGCGCCGCTTTCATTGCCTCCCCGCCGGTCCGCATCCGTCCGAGAACCATAGCGGCCATCATCCGTCTCTGCGGATCGTCCTCGCCGAGGGCGGCGACGACGGCCGTTTCGACCGCCTGCTTCCCCTCCTCATTCTCGAAGCTCGCGAGGGCGTTGACGGTGGCGATGCGGACGCGCTCGTTGGCGTCGGACAGGGAGCGCATCAGCGGCGTGACGGATGTCGTGTCGTCGAAAACGTCCAGGGCCTGGATGGCCGGGATGCGGACCGAGGGTTCCGGGTCCTCCAGGGCGTTGATGCAGTGCTGGTAAACCGAATCCTCGAGCGTTTTTAGGTTTTGCCGGTCGAGCTCGGCCGTCTTATCGTCCCCGTAGGAGATGGATTGGAGGGCGTGCGCGACGTAGTAGCTCCCGATGGCATGGATGGCGTTGAAGGTCGCGGCGCGGACTCCGGCCACCTGGTCCTCGGCGAGCTGCTTGAGGAAGTAACCCGATTCGTGGAGGTGGAGGGACGCCAGGGAACCGGCGGTGCAGATGCGAACGCCGGGGTCGGGATCGTTCGCGCCGTAGGAGAATAGGTCTATGGCCTCCTCGCGATCCTTCTCACTGCCGAAGGCCAGCTGGCCGAGGGCGATCATCACCTCGCAGCGGAACTGGGCCGCCAGCTCGATGGAGAGCTCGTCCTCCCCGATAGCGATGGGTTCCCCCAGATTCTCGGTTTGGGATTCCGGGAGGTAGGAGGCGTCTATGAGAGGTTGCGTCGCGGAGATGGAACCGATGGCGGCCATGCCCCGGACCGCGGTGATGCGGATGTCCGTTACCTCCCGCATGATGGCCTCCTCGTCCATCTCCGAGAGGCGCGCGGGGGGCACCTGGGTTTCGAACAGGTTGCGCACGGTCGAGAAATCGAGGAGCTTGGCGAAGATGTCCACTCCTTCTTCGCCGAGCTTGACGATTTCGTCCCGGGCGAGGAGTCTGGCGCGGGCGTCCTCAGCGGTTACGACCGAGGACATGAGCTCGTCGCTGCTGGCGCCGCAACCTATGGTGGCGATGGTGCACAGCCCGATGAGAAGGGCGGCAAAACGGGTCAGGCGCATCTCGGCCCCTTTCCGGGGGAGTGGGATACCCCGTAATTCCAATAATTGGGTCAACTTTCAGTATTTTGATTCTAGCAGAACGCAATCTCCGAGGTCAAGAAATCGCTCCGAGACGACGCGCCAGTGCGTCGTACGCCGACTCCTCCCCGGGGGCGTCCACCCCGAGCAAGTCGAACCTCGGATCGGAGCGGATCCAGGTCAGTTGGCGCTTAGCCAGCCTGCGCGTCGCCGTGGCGGTGTCCTCGATCGCCCGCTCGGGGGGAATTTCCCCGCGCAGGCACGCCGCCGCCTGGAGGTACCCGATGGACTCCAGGGCGGGTGCCGAGGGGGGCATACCCGATTCGAGCAGACCCCGCACCTCCTCCACCAGGCCCCGCTCGAATATCCGGCGGGAGCGGTCGTTTATCCTCCCGTAGAGCTCGTCCCGGGGACGGACCAGGGCGATCCGGGTCACCGGTCCCTCGATTGGGCGGGACGCATTATCGGCGTTCCACTCGGAGAGCCCCCGACCGGTCTGGAGGTGGACCGCCAGAGCCCGGGCGAGACGCTGCCGGTCGTGGGGATGGATGCGGTTGGCCGAAACCGGATCGCACCGCCGGAGCCTTTCCGCGAGCTCCTCGGTCTCGAGCGCCTCCAGCCCGTGCTCGATATCGGGGTCCGTCTCCGGGGCCCCGCTCAGACCGTCGAGGAGAGCCCGGGCGAAGAGGAGCGTCCCGCCCACGATCAGCGGTATCCGCCCCCGGCGGTGGATTCCCGCGACGGCCGCGGCCGCCAGATGGGCGTACCGGCCGGCGGAAAACCTTTCAGTGGGGTCGCAGACGTCCACCAGGTGGATGGGAAAGCCGGCGCGGAGCTCGGGCGAGGGCTTGTTGGCCCCGATTTCCAGTCCCCGGTAGACCTTGACCGAATCGCACAGGACCAGCTCGACGGGGAATGCCCCGGCGAGGCGAGTAGCCAGAGCGCCCTTGCCGACGGCCGTCGGACCGCCGAGGAAGAAAACTCCGGTTCGGGATGCTTCGGCTTCAGTCACCGGCGTGGCCGCGCGTACGCCGCGGGGAGGTGGGAAAGGTCAATTTACATTCGATGAAAGACGTGTTAAATTGAAGTAAAGGCTCCTTATAGCGCCATGACATACGAGAAGAAATTACCACCCGAGTTCCGCCATCCGGCCGGGCTTTCCGGTCGCCGGAAGTACAGGTTGGTACACGACCTTCCCGGCGTGGACCCCGGTCTGGACCGGATCATCGAGGAGAGCCTGAACGCCGCCCGGCGCAGGGCTTTTCTCATCGAGTGCGCCGGGGAGATGGGGGGCGACGGAGCCGCCTTCCGGGAAGCGCTGGCCGCCTTCGCGGTTAAATCCGGATTCAGGGTAATCCGCACCGCCGACCGGGGTGGGGTGGTGGAACCCCTGAGCCTGGTGAAGACGATAGTGGAGGGGTATGCCCCCTGGGCTGAGCTGCGCGAATCGCTCCCCGCCGCGCTGGCGGAAAATCTCCGCCTCCTCGAGGAAGGCTACGCCGAAGCCGGTGAAGGGAAAGCCGAGGACGACGCGGGCGACCCGACCGGTCTGCGCTGGACGCGGGTGGATTATACCATCGAACTCCTCGGACGGGTCATGGAGGGGCCCACGGCGGTTTTCGCGGACAACACCGAGGGTGGAGGAGACCTGGAAACCCTGGCCGTTCTGGAGAGGCTGATGAGCGAGCGGAGTCGCACCCCTATTCTTCTGGTTCTGGGGGGGACCAGCGGCGCGGTCTCCTCCGAGTACTTTGACCGGGTGGACAGCCTCCACCTGCGATACCTGCCCGTCGTCCGGTCCGAGGAGTTGGGGAGACTCGGCGAAGAACTCGGTCGGAGGCTCAACCCGGGGCAGCTCGAGCACTACCTCGCGGAACTGCCCCGGAGCCGGGTTCACGCCGAGCAGCTACGGGCGTACTACGAGCTGGACCTGGACGGCGTGTTCGAAGAGCGCCTGCTCACATCGAAAACGACCATCCAGCTCTTCATGTACCGCTGGGAGGGATTGAGGAAGGAGGAAAAGAAGGTCCTGTGCGCCCTGGCCGGAGAGACGCGCCCGCAGTCTGCGGAGAGCGTCGCGAGGAGCACCGGCTTCAGTGAGAAGCGGGTGGAGAAGCTGCTGGGCGAGTTGACG
Encoded proteins:
- a CDS encoding HEAT repeat domain-containing protein is translated as MRLTRFAALLIGLCTIATIGCGASSDELMSSVVTAEDARARLLARDEIVKLGEEGVDIFAKLLDFSTVRNLFETQVPPARLSEMDEEAIMREVTDIRITAVRGMAAIGSISATQPLIDASYLPESQTENLGEPIAIGEDELSIELAAQFRCEVMIALGQLAFGSEKDREEAIDLFSYGANDPDPGVRICTAGSLASLHLHESGYFLKQLAEDQVAGVRAATFNAIHAIGSYYVAHALQSISYGDDKTAELDRQNLKTLEDSVYQHCINALEDPEPSVRIPAIQALDVFDDTTSVTPLMRSLSDANERVRIATVNALASFENEEGKQAVETAVVAALGEDDPQRRMMAAMVLGRMRTGGEAMKAALLKPDELWFVKLQLINSLSNLDNEDYLGTINGFLDDPDRDVRIAAICGVGSLGSSEDLDRLIRYAVADDTLIPAVTHAVASIADYGELQIYLGVDNDQLTRLIAIDALSMRSNSETPAPPMLVELFGDPDITIVMAALDAVARYDYAESDDALAALVERGEDDYTIYGETKDNFEDLSSSLGEIYSVKMRAASMLASSDNRDGINHFIDMLSDPSVGRRLIGVACLGSIGHTRGVMPTVGLLNDGSDYVRWGAAQVLGIFADTRTTGFLGQALQDPNPWVQESAIGSILAIGDKNTIDEVRDILGSDVAPSVKIAALDFISRMGDKRMADDIAGYLKNEDDGVRYGAAVCLTRLNDEEGRGLAFLKEELNSTSTLTINPGLPPITPLGAGIELLAAELTGTPESQIEELATEPREISAWAYATQTLTGDIASNDTYSILAEKALQYDYLRQGLLDNIAQYRPTAYTAFDTYLNNDDAGIRQLGYAILVRIGGDKVLDRLTEQISAYPQDAPVLIVALDDLGAQTYLRRLFRTGDESIRVLVAERLAGWTTDKRMPLIWGQIATEDQSLAVRLTVLGSLAADPTGVGRAYLTQIIEAADSPPELARAARDALAGVELPAPVTAETAG
- the miaA gene encoding tRNA (adenosine(37)-N6)-dimethylallyltransferase MiaA, whose amino-acid sequence is MTEAEASRTGVFFLGGPTAVGKGALATRLAGAFPVELVLCDSVKVYRGLEIGANKPSPELRAGFPIHLVDVCDPTERFSAGRYAHLAAAAVAGIHRRGRIPLIVGGTLLFARALLDGLSGAPETDPDIEHGLEALETEELAERLRRCDPVSANRIHPHDRQRLARALAVHLQTGRGLSEWNADNASRPIEGPVTRIALVRPRDELYGRINDRSRRIFERGLVEEVRGLLESGMPPSAPALESIGYLQAAACLRGEIPPERAIEDTATATRRLAKRQLTWIRSDPRFDLLGVDAPGEESAYDALARRLGAIS